A portion of the Dioscorea cayenensis subsp. rotundata cultivar TDr96_F1 unplaced genomic scaffold, TDr96_F1_v2_PseudoChromosome.rev07_lg8_w22 25.fasta BLBR01001273.1, whole genome shotgun sequence genome contains these proteins:
- the LOC120256041 gene encoding uncharacterized protein LOC120256041, translating into MDHLGNPVWIWASPNHKATLAASVYDTISSNALCSNPWDGWNQIWKLCSIPRVKFFIWKLMHGKLSTGALLYRLNIGPFTLCPFCGLEEETSEHIIWSCSKLACSWISILQSIGLSANAPDFLSSGTWLTFPNLSRSSGAWARALIASLAWLAWKERCNLIFKNLQPRFDTLADRAFSLCSDFFLASGKIYREFSKPLSSFSPSPSISIFSDASWSSVTNSSGMGFIILASNGQILLAGSQGAFHSSPLAAELSAMALALEACLERGWTPSRICCDCPGILNLIENHHPCVAWKFNTEAQKLKRLLRAFPDISMIAIPREDNNVADELAYFGKLNPLRSLFSRDLFCPFWLLELCRARDLFF; encoded by the coding sequence ATGGATCATTTGGGTAATCCTGTTTGGATTTGGGCTTCTCCAAATCATAAGGCCACTCTTGCTGCCTCGGTGTATGACACCATCAGTTCcaatgctttgtgctctaaccCTTGGGATGGCTGGAACCAAATCTGGAAATTGTGTTCTATCCCAAGAGTAAAATTCTTTATTTGGAAACTGATGCATGGGAAACTCTCTACTGGTGCGTTGCTTTACAGGCTTAATATTGGCCCTTTCACCTTATGCCCTTTTTGTGGGCTTGAAGAAGAAACTTCGGAGCACATTATTTGGTCTTGCTCCAAGCTTGCTTGCTCTTGGATCTCTATCCTGCAGTCGATTGGCCTCTCGGCTAATGCTCCTGACTTTCTCTCATCTGGAACTTGGCTAACCTTTCCGAATCTCTCTCGATCCAGTGGTGCCTGGGCCAGGGCCCTTATTGCTTCTCTGGCTTGGCTCGCTTGGAAAGAGAGGTgtaatcttatttttaaaaacctgCAGCCCAGATTTGATACCCTCGCGGACAGAGCCTTCTCTCTTTGTTCTGATTTCTTCTTGGCCTCCGGCAAGATCTACAGGGAGTTTTCTAAgcctctctcttcattctcccCATCCCCCTCAATTTCCATCTTCTCTGATGCCTCATGGTCTTCTGTCACCAACTCTTCTGGGATGGGGTTCATTATCCTTGCCTCTAATGGTCAAATTTTACTTGCAGGATCTCAGGGTGCTTTTCATTCCTCTCCACTTGCGGCTGAATTGTCTGCTATGGCGCTGGCTTTGGAAGCTTGCTTGGAGCGTGGCTGGACACCTTCTCGGATCTGTTGTGATTGCCCCgggattttaaatttgattgaaaaccatcATCCCTGCGTGGCTTGGAAGTTCAATACTGAAGCCCAGAAGCTTAAGCGTCTACTCAGGGCCTTCCCCGATATTTCCATGATCGCTATCCCCCGGGAAGACAACAACGTTGCTGACGAGCTTGCTTATTTTGGCAAACTAAACCCTCTTCGCTCCCTCTTCTCCAGAGATTTGTTTTGTCCTTTCTGGCTTTTGGAGCTCTGCCGCGCTAGAGATCTCTTCTTTTAG